DNA from Parageobacillus thermoglucosidasius:
TGCCAATTTTTTAGGTGCTGCGGTGTTCCCGCTAGGGCTTGTGCTTGTCATTATTGCTGGTGGAGAATTGCTGACGGGAAACATGATGTCGATGACATTGGCGGCGCTGGCGAGAACCATTACGGTTAGAAAACTGGTGCAAGGCTGGTTTTGGGTAACCGTTAGCAATTTTCTTGGCGCTGTGTTTGTTGCCTATATGTTTGGGCATGTTGCCGGTTTAACAGCAGAAGGTCCGTTTTTAGCCAAAACGGTTGCCATTGCTGAGGCGAAACTTCATGACACATTTATACAAGCGTTTGTTTCCGGAATTGGCTGCAACTGGCTTGTGACGTTAGCGGTTTGGTTATCGTATGGAGCGGAAGATATTGGCGGAAAAATACTGGCGATTTGGTTTCCAGTCATGGCGTTTGTAGCGATTGGTTTTCAGCACGTCGTTGCAAATATGTTCGTCATTCCTGCCGCGATCTTTGCAGGCCATGCAACATGGGCGGATTGGTTCCGCAATTTCGTTCCCGTCTTTTTAGGCAATGCGGTCGGCGGAAGTGTGTTTGTCGCGCTATTGTATTGGATTGTGTATGTGAAAGATCAAGCGAAGCAAAGCGTCGCCCGCGTTAAAGTCGTCCAAAAAGAGGCAAGATAATGAACGGAACGCCTGATTTTGCTCTCTCTTCGGCAAAATCAGGCATTTTTTTGCAAACAATGATATAATAAAACGTACATACTGACATCTGGAGGAAACAACGTGAAAGAGCAAATGTTGCTTGAAGGGTTCGCGGTGGAAGACTTTCAACGCGATTTAATCGGCTGGTTTGAAAAAGAACAGCGTGACCTGCCGTGGCGCAAAGATAATGACCCGTATAAAGTATGGGTGTCGGAAATTATGCTTCAGCAAACAAAAGTAGACACCGTCATTCCATATTTTAATAAATTTATCGAGCAGTTTCCGACGCTGGAAGCACTGGCGGAAGCGGACGAAGAAGAAGTGATGAAAGCGTGGGAGGGGCTCGGTTACTACTCGCGGATTCGCAATTTGCATGCGGCAGTAAAAGAAGTGAAAGAACAATATGGCGGGAAAATTCCCGACAATCCGGAACAGTTTTCCAAGTTAAAAGGAGTTGGCCCATATACGACAGGAGCGGTATTAAGCATCGCCTATGGCATTCCAGAACCGGCTGTGGACGGCAACGTCATGCGTGTGCTGTCACGGATTTTCCTCGTATGGGACGATATTTCCAAAACGGGAACAAGAAAATTGTTTGAAGCGATTGTCCGAAACATTATTTCAAAAGAAAATCCATCCTATTTCAACCAAGCGCTGATGGAGCTTGGCGCGCTTATTTGCGTGCCGCGCAATCCGGCTTGCCTTCTTTGCCCTGTACAAGCGCATTGTCGGGCGTTTCACGAAGGGGTGCAGGCGGAGCTTCCGGTAAAAACGAAAAAAGCGAACGTCAAGCAAGTGGCGATTGCCGTCGCAGTGTTGAAAGATGAGCATGGAAAAGTATTGATCCATAAGCGGGATGGCACTGGTTTGCTAGCGAATTTATGGGAATTTCCGAACTGCGAAGTAGTTCATTCGCAAGAAAATCCGGAAAGACAATTGGAAAAATTTCTGAAAGAAGAATACGGGACAACGGTCCGGATTGGGAATTCTTTTACGGCTTTAGAGCATGTGTTTTCTCATTTAGTTTGGAAGATTACTGTTTATGATGGCAAAATCATTGGTGATGTGGCGGAAACAGAACAGCTGAAACTCGTTGATGAACAAGAAATTGGCTTATATGCTTTTCCTGTTTCCCATCAACGAATTTGGAAAGAGTATAAAAAAACAGATGGATAATTCCACCTGTTTCAGTCATGCGTTCGTTTTGTTCCGCTGGCATAGGCAGCTTCGACATTTCTTAGCCCGCCGCGTGCTTCGATTTCTTCCATGATTTCGCGGTGAATCGTCAGCCCCTCCGCATTTAAATACGGGGCCATTTGCTGCAATGAATGATGAAAAAACGCAAGTTCGCTGTCTTTCCATTCCGATTTTGGGATCATCGAAAGTTCGGTCATATCGCGGCCAACATACATGATGGATGCCTCCTTTTTTCTAGTTTAAAATAGTATATATGCATTTATACATAAAGGAGAGAAAAACATGGGTGAAAAAGTTGCGGTAGTCACGGGAAGCAGCCGGGGAATCGGCAAAGCGATTGCCCTCCGCCTTGCCAAAGAAGGATACGATATTGTCGTCAACTATGCGCGAAGCAAAGAAGCGGCGCTGCAGACGGCGCAAGAAATCGAAGCGCTGGGACGAAAAGCGCTTGTCGTGAAAGCGAACGTCGGTGACGTCGGAAAAATAAAAGCGATGTTCGCGCAAGTGGATGAAGCGTTTGGACGCGTTGATGTTTTGATTAATAACGCTGCTTCAGGCGTGCTGCGTCCGGCGATGGAACTCGAAGAATCACATTGGAATTGGACGATGGACATCAACAGCAAAGCGCTTTTGTTTTGTGCACAAGAAGCGGCGAAGCGTATGGAAAAAGTTGGAGGCGGCAAAATCGTTAGCATCAGCTCGCTGGGGGCGATCCGCTATTTGGAAAATTATACGGCTGTCGGTGTTTCCAAAGCTGCGGTCGAATCATTGACGCGCTATTTAGCCGTCGAATTGGCGCCAAAAAATATTTCCGTCAATGCTGTATCAGGCGGCGCGGTCGATACGGATGCATTGAAACATTTTCCTAACCGGGAAGAATTGCTGGCTGATGCGGCAGCAAAAACTCCCGCCGGACGAATGGTAAAACCTGAAGATATTGTCAACGCAGTCATGTTTTTATTATCCGACCAAGCTGATATGATCCGCGGCCAAACGATTATTGTTGACGGTGGAAGATCTTTACTTTTGTAATCGGATGGATAGAACCGTCACCTCCTGGGCACATTAAGTCACGTGGAGGTGATAACGATGGCAAAACAACAACAATCAAACAAAACAACTGCAGGCACTAACATTCAAGAAGTAAGACAAAAAAACGCGCAATCTGCACAAGCAGGTCAATTTGGCACTGAATTTGCTGCAGAAACGCAAGTTAAACAGCAAAACGCGCAAGCAGAAGCACGCAAATCGCAAAATTCAAGCAAGTAACAAAGCAGAGGACGCCCCAATTTCGCCAAAAGACTGCCCATGTCCTGCAGGCAGCGGCGAAATGTCGCGATCTTGGCTCCGCGACACACGCTAAGGGGCTTTCCGCTATAGCAAAACTGAAGCGGAGCGCCGCGAGCCGATATGTCCAAAGCTCGATAAGAAACATAGGGCGGCGAGCCGATTCTTCGCGAGCGGTTTTTCCCATGTTTGGGCGATATGGAGGGAAATGATGCCTCGGAAAGGGCTCGCCGTCCTTATTTTATCGACAAAAGCTATCATAACTTTACATATATAGTCAAAGGAAATTTTTCCTCCCTTCCCGAATTAATAAGCATAATCAGGGAGAAGGGAGAAAAAGAGCGTGGACCTGTTTGAGCGGTTAGTGAATGAGCAGCTAAAAACGATGGAAAAGCTTTTATGTTTGCAGTCGGAAATTGAGCGCTGTCAAGCGATGGAAAAACAGTTGATCAAACTGGGGAAAGAAGCAGAGCTCCAATCCATGCAAGAAAAAATCCGGCAGATGAAACGGCAATTAAAGGAAATTCAAAAAATGTTTGAAAAACAAACGGAAGAAGTCATTCTTTCGTATCAAAACGAGCGCCGTCACACGCATGAGCCGTCTTCGACATGTTAAGATGGCTCTCTTTTATTTTCATTTGCATTTTCAATCGTTATAATAAAAAAGAGAAGTTCCCAGAGGAAAGTAGGGAGAATGATGACAGGGTATCCTGCGGAAGGAGAAATTATTCAAATCCATAGTTATAAACATAACGGAATGATTCACCGAGTATGGGAAGAGTCGATCGTGCTGAAAGGAGCGTCTGCGTATATTATTGGAGCGAATGATAAAACAATGGTGACGGAAGCGGACGGTCGGACATGGATCACGCGCGAGCCGGCAATTTGTTTTTTCCACGCCAAACATTGGTTTAACATTATCGGCATGATTCGGGAAGACGGCATTTATTATTATTGCAATTTGAGCTCTCCATTTGTATGGGATGATGAAGCGTTGAAATATATTGATTATGATTTGGATGTAAAAGTGTTTCCTGATATGACGTACGTTCTTCTTGATGAAGATGAATATGAACGACACCGTAAAGAGATGAATTATCCAGACGTTATTGACCGAATTTTAAAAAATAATGTGAAAAAGTTGCTCAGTTGGATTCATGAACGAAAAGGGCCGTTCGCGCCAGATTTTGTTGATACATGGTATGAAAAGTTTCTTTCATTTCGAAAGTGAATAAAGGGAAAAGCGCAAAAAAGCCTGTTCGTTGCCGCAAACAGGTTTTTCTGTTTTTTAAGGGGAGGATATGTTCATGGCAAATATTCGCCGCTATATGCAATTTGTTCGCCCATACAAATGGCACATCATCGCTACAATGATCATCGGTATTATTAAATTTGCGATCCCGCTTCTCATTCCATTGCTGTTGAAATATGTGGTCGATGAAATTATTGGAAATAAAACAATGCCGATGGCGGAGAGAACCGCCCGGCTTTGCTGGGCGCTTGCGATCATGTTAGTTATTTTTGTCTTTATTCGCCCTATTGTCGAATATTATCGGCAATATTTTGCCCAGTGGACGGCAAGCAAAGTGTTGTATGACATTCGCAGCCAGCTGTTTACACATATGCAAAAACTAAGTTTTACGTATTATTCGAATCACCGCACCGGTGAAATTATTTCGCGCGTCATTAACGATGTCGAGCAGACGAAAGATTTTATCATTACAGGGCTGATGAACCTTTGGTTAGATATGACGACGATTATTATTGCACTTGTCATTATGATCAAGATGGACATAAAACTGACGCTTATTTCCATAAGTACGTTGCCGCTTTATGCATTTTCCGTCAAATATTTTTTCGGGCGCTTGCGGCAGCGGACGAAAATGCGCTCCCAAGCGCTGGCGGAATTGCAAGCGTACTTGCACGAACGGGTGCAAGGAATGCCGGTCATAAAAAGCTTCGCGATCGAAGAAGAGGAGCAGCAGCGGTTTTCGCGGCAAAACAATAATTTTTTGGCAAAAGCGCTCATGCACACAAGCTGGAATGCAAAGTCGTTTTCCGTTGTGAACACAGTGACGGACATTGCCCCGATTATCGTGATTGGCTATGCCGGCTACCAAGTAT
Protein-coding regions in this window:
- the ntdP gene encoding nucleoside tri-diphosphate phosphatase, with the protein product MTGYPAEGEIIQIHSYKHNGMIHRVWEESIVLKGASAYIIGANDKTMVTEADGRTWITREPAICFFHAKHWFNIIGMIREDGIYYYCNLSSPFVWDDEALKYIDYDLDVKVFPDMTYVLLDEDEYERHRKEMNYPDVIDRILKNNVKKLLSWIHERKGPFAPDFVDTWYEKFLSFRK
- a CDS encoding YgaB family protein; this translates as MDLFERLVNEQLKTMEKLLCLQSEIERCQAMEKQLIKLGKEAELQSMQEKIRQMKRQLKEIQKMFEKQTEEVILSYQNERRHTHEPSSTC
- the mutY gene encoding A/G-specific adenine glycosylase: MLLEGFAVEDFQRDLIGWFEKEQRDLPWRKDNDPYKVWVSEIMLQQTKVDTVIPYFNKFIEQFPTLEALAEADEEEVMKAWEGLGYYSRIRNLHAAVKEVKEQYGGKIPDNPEQFSKLKGVGPYTTGAVLSIAYGIPEPAVDGNVMRVLSRIFLVWDDISKTGTRKLFEAIVRNIISKENPSYFNQALMELGALICVPRNPACLLCPVQAHCRAFHEGVQAELPVKTKKANVKQVAIAVAVLKDEHGKVLIHKRDGTGLLANLWEFPNCEVVHSQENPERQLEKFLKEEYGTTVRIGNSFTALEHVFSHLVWKITVYDGKIIGDVAETEQLKLVDEQEIGLYAFPVSHQRIWKEYKKTDG
- the fabL gene encoding enoyl-[acyl-carrier-protein] reductase FabL, whose protein sequence is MGEKVAVVTGSSRGIGKAIALRLAKEGYDIVVNYARSKEAALQTAQEIEALGRKALVVKANVGDVGKIKAMFAQVDEAFGRVDVLINNAASGVLRPAMELEESHWNWTMDINSKALLFCAQEAAKRMEKVGGGKIVSISSLGAIRYLENYTAVGVSKAAVESLTRYLAVELAPKNISVNAVSGGAVDTDALKHFPNREELLADAAAKTPAGRMVKPEDIVNAVMFLLSDQADMIRGQTIIVDGGRSLLL
- a CDS encoding formate/nitrite transporter family protein; translated protein: MAYRNPSQIAQITIETGTRKANLPVLSQFILGFLAGAFIALGFLLDIRVIANVPKEWGSFANFLGAAVFPLGLVLVIIAGGELLTGNMMSMTLAALARTITVRKLVQGWFWVTVSNFLGAVFVAYMFGHVAGLTAEGPFLAKTVAIAEAKLHDTFIQAFVSGIGCNWLVTLAVWLSYGAEDIGGKILAIWFPVMAFVAIGFQHVVANMFVIPAAIFAGHATWADWFRNFVPVFLGNAVGGSVFVALLYWIVYVKDQAKQSVARVKVVQKEAR
- a CDS encoding gamma-type small acid-soluble spore protein, which produces MAKQQQSNKTTAGTNIQEVRQKNAQSAQAGQFGTEFAAETQVKQQNAQAEARKSQNSSK